The Acidobacteriota bacterium genome has a window encoding:
- a CDS encoding tannase/feruloyl esterase family alpha/beta hydrolase, translating to MEIPVMKRVTRSLVISLATIAMWLGGGDAFAWQNGPGGPVDQERSCLALENLANLTILSAKVIEAKGSTPRYCYVRGLISPAIHYHVQLPFADKWNGRFLMWGDGGQDGDLDFADHRLAQGYAVANSNSGHDEGSEPGSTYAFNNRQGEIDFAYRAVHLTVNAARTMVEAYYRKAPQRSYFEGCSTGGRQGLMEAQRFPDDFDGIVAGAPTNFTVENTVNRLAILQRLFRENFAANLASDTNGDGSLDSIKKVEMLRDAVLNKCDAMDGIRDGVIDDPLRCTFDPKVEFAAQTCSANANRADCFTSAQLQSIEAIYQGARDSKGRRIHKGPAFGSEAAWERQIIPHAGNKLLPDGLQSSGDRLNYMFYENDPGVPPADFTDINQKLDKKKLSPEWGWWEFNVDDLANGRGKLIIDMLDAKDPNLSKFLKARNGKLILYHGWADPQVSPEPTVDYYKDVLTTTFAADTQAGRERARLFMIPGMGHCGGGAGPNTWDKLAPLVDWVENGKAPEHLVATHGADGKVDNERKICAYPQRAVYSGPAGGENDRANWVQGNFTCR from the coding sequence ATGGAGATTCCCGTGATGAAACGAGTAACACGCTCACTAGTTATCTCACTGGCAACCATCGCGATGTGGCTGGGCGGCGGCGATGCGTTCGCATGGCAGAATGGCCCTGGTGGCCCGGTGGATCAGGAGCGGAGCTGCCTGGCGCTCGAAAACCTGGCGAACCTGACCATCCTTTCGGCGAAGGTCATCGAGGCCAAGGGCTCGACGCCGCGCTATTGCTACGTGCGCGGACTTATCTCGCCCGCCATTCACTATCATGTGCAGCTCCCCTTCGCGGATAAATGGAACGGCCGCTTCCTCATGTGGGGCGACGGCGGACAGGACGGCGACCTGGATTTCGCCGACCATCGCCTCGCCCAGGGCTATGCCGTGGCCAACAGCAATTCGGGACATGACGAAGGCTCGGAGCCGGGCTCGACCTACGCCTTCAATAACCGGCAGGGCGAGATTGATTTCGCTTACCGCGCTGTGCATTTGACTGTCAACGCCGCGCGCACCATGGTGGAAGCCTATTACCGCAAAGCGCCGCAGCGCTCCTATTTTGAGGGCTGCTCCACCGGAGGCCGCCAGGGTCTGATGGAAGCGCAGCGCTTCCCGGACGACTTCGACGGCATCGTTGCCGGAGCCCCGACCAACTTTACGGTGGAAAATACAGTCAACCGCCTGGCCATTCTGCAACGGCTGTTCCGCGAAAATTTCGCCGCCAATCTGGCCAGTGACACGAACGGCGACGGCTCGCTCGATAGCATAAAGAAAGTCGAAATGTTGCGCGACGCGGTGCTCAATAAATGCGACGCCATGGATGGCATCCGCGATGGCGTGATTGACGATCCACTCCGCTGCACTTTTGATCCTAAGGTGGAGTTTGCCGCGCAGACATGCTCAGCCAATGCCAACCGCGCCGACTGCTTCACCAGCGCGCAGTTGCAGTCGATCGAGGCCATCTATCAGGGAGCGCGCGACAGCAAGGGACGGCGCATCCATAAAGGTCCGGCGTTCGGCTCTGAGGCGGCCTGGGAGCGTCAGATTATTCCTCATGCCGGAAATAAATTGCTTCCCGACGGCCTACAATCCTCCGGCGACCGCCTGAATTATATGTTCTATGAGAACGATCCGGGAGTGCCGCCGGCGGATTTCACCGACATCAACCAGAAGCTCGACAAGAAGAAGCTGTCGCCGGAATGGGGCTGGTGGGAGTTCAACGTGGATGATCTGGCCAACGGCCGCGGCAAGCTGATCATCGATATGCTGGACGCCAAAGACCCCAACCTCAGCAAATTTCTGAAGGCGCGGAACGGCAAGTTGATCCTCTATCACGGCTGGGCCGACCCGCAGGTCTCACCGGAGCCGACGGTGGATTATTATAAGGATGTGCTGACCACCACCTTCGCGGCGGACACCCAGGCCGGACGCGAGCGCGCCCGGCTGTTCATGATTCCAGGCATGGGTCACTGCGGCGGCGGGGCCGGGCCGAATACATGGGACAAGCTGGCTCCGCTGGTGGATTGGGTGGAGAACGGCAAGGCGCCGGAGCATCTAGTCGCCACGCATGGCGCCGATGGCAAGGTGGACAACGAGCGCAAAATTTGCGCGTATCCGCAGCGCGCCGTCTATAGCGGCCCGGCAGGCGGCGAGAACGATCGCGCCAACTGGGTGCAAGGCAACTTCACCTGCCGTTGA